Proteins encoded within one genomic window of Thermodesulfobacteriota bacterium:
- a CDS encoding protein-disulfide reductase DsbD family protein has translation MKLHKPITAIFLVCAFFALVSAPAGARNAPKTVKAKLAADVTSITPGSTFNLGVLLNVSPGWHVYWKNSGDSGLPTSVEYTLPEGFHAGEPRWPVPVVFVGAGDVVDYGYEDSLFLYSNVMVPEGLSEEENVPLKAVVSWVSCKEICIPGKAELEIVLPVSGESEPANTPLFTEWEKRLPMGEFDPRNPFDIEVNTESTAKNLTSVNILLDARRELTDIALYPVPGDSLVVEDIRVTPRPGENHTEISFLVKRLRRSGTTQINLDTLIAFTEKDGARSGVELPVTLDIAE, from the coding sequence ATGAAATTACATAAACCGATAACCGCAATTTTTTTAGTGTGTGCTTTTTTTGCTTTAGTCTCCGCCCCGGCCGGGGCCAGGAACGCGCCCAAGACCGTGAAGGCCAAGCTGGCGGCCGACGTAACGTCGATCACCCCCGGCTCGACGTTCAATCTCGGCGTACTGCTGAACGTCTCCCCCGGCTGGCACGTTTACTGGAAGAACTCGGGCGATTCGGGGCTTCCGACGTCGGTGGAATATACGCTCCCCGAGGGGTTTCACGCAGGCGAGCCGAGGTGGCCCGTCCCTGTCGTATTCGTCGGCGCGGGGGACGTCGTCGATTACGGGTACGAGGATTCGCTCTTCCTCTATTCGAACGTCATGGTCCCCGAAGGGCTTTCGGAGGAGGAGAATGTTCCGCTGAAGGCCGTCGTGTCGTGGGTGAGCTGTAAGGAGATATGCATACCCGGGAAGGCGGAGCTCGAAATTGTGCTTCCAGTCTCGGGCGAATCGGAACCGGCCAATACGCCTCTCTTTACCGAATGGGAGAAGCGGCTCCCGATGGGGGAGTTCGATCCCCGTAACCCGTTCGACATAGAGGTGAATACGGAGAGCACCGCGAAGAACCTGACCTCGGTGAATATTCTCCTCGACGCGCGGCGCGAGCTTACGGACATCGCGCTTTATCCCGTCCCCGGCGATTCGCTCGTAGTCGAGGACATAAGGGTAACGCCGAGGCCAGGCGAAAATCACACCGAGATATCGTTCCTCGTAAAAAGGCTCAGGAGGAGCGGCACGACACAGATAAACCTCGACACGCTTATCGCATTTACCGAAAAGGACGGCGCGAGGTCGGGCGTCGAGCTGCCGGTTACACTGGATATTGCCGAATAA
- a CDS encoding sigma-54 dependent transcriptional regulator — protein MKTQRVLVIDDEKGIRETLSLILGMENFEVEAVENAAGGLSRLGAGEFYDFIICDIRLPGMSGIEFLKEARERGVEAVIIMISAYGTMENSLEAIKAGAADYINKPINSEELILRMRMAEERQKLKARNDYLERELGMAGDTGGIIYTSAGMADVMELSRKASRFRTTVLITGESGTGKELVAKAIHAGGPRRDAPFVAVNCAAIPETLIESELFGYARGAFTGAENARRGLIEEADGGTLFLDEIGELPMLLQPKLLRVLQEGEIRRLGDTKVLKVDVRVIGATSRDLGQDVSDGKFRNDLYYRLNVFPVRIPPLRERKEDVPALVAHFIAKYGKHVNRRVREATPEVISELSSYDWPGNVRELENVVERAIILSDSEYITRIDKLAGGSGPGAAIKDWMGRLSFNEARQEIERAYIERALTETGGNRTRAAKVLGISRRSLLYKLKEQEES, from the coding sequence ATGAAAACGCAGAGAGTTCTGGTAATTGACGACGAAAAGGGAATAAGGGAGACGCTCTCCCTCATACTCGGGATGGAGAATTTCGAGGTCGAGGCCGTGGAGAACGCGGCCGGGGGCCTTTCGCGCCTCGGCGCAGGAGAATTCTACGACTTCATCATATGCGACATCAGGCTCCCCGGAATGAGCGGCATCGAATTCCTTAAAGAAGCGCGGGAAAGAGGCGTCGAGGCGGTAATAATAATGATCTCCGCCTACGGGACGATGGAGAACTCGCTGGAAGCCATCAAAGCCGGGGCGGCGGACTACATAAACAAACCCATAAACTCCGAAGAGCTGATCCTGAGAATGCGAATGGCCGAGGAGCGGCAGAAATTAAAGGCCCGTAACGACTACCTCGAGCGCGAGCTCGGAATGGCAGGGGACACCGGCGGGATAATCTATACGAGCGCCGGGATGGCGGACGTGATGGAGCTTTCCCGGAAGGCCTCCCGGTTCAGGACGACGGTCCTCATCACCGGCGAGAGCGGCACAGGTAAGGAGCTCGTCGCCAAGGCCATACACGCGGGCGGCCCGCGCAGGGACGCGCCTTTCGTCGCCGTCAACTGCGCCGCGATACCCGAAACACTGATCGAGAGCGAGCTATTCGGTTACGCCAGGGGGGCCTTCACGGGGGCCGAAAACGCCAGGCGGGGTCTCATCGAAGAAGCCGACGGAGGGACGCTCTTCCTCGACGAGATAGGCGAGCTCCCCATGCTCCTTCAACCCAAGCTCCTCAGGGTGCTCCAGGAAGGCGAGATAAGACGGCTCGGTGACACGAAGGTCCTGAAGGTGGACGTCAGGGTCATAGGGGCGACGTCCCGCGACCTCGGGCAGGACGTCTCCGACGGCAAATTCAGGAACGACCTCTACTACAGGCTGAACGTCTTCCCCGTGAGAATACCCCCGCTCAGGGAAAGAAAGGAAGACGTCCCCGCGCTCGTCGCGCACTTTATCGCGAAGTACGGGAAGCACGTCAACAGGCGCGTAAGGGAAGCGACCCCCGAGGTAATCTCCGAGCTCTCGTCCTACGACTGGCCGGGCAACGTGAGGGAGCTCGAGAACGTCGTCGAAAGGGCGATAATACTCTCCGACTCCGAATACATAACACGGATCGACAAGCTTGCGGGCGGCTCCGGGCCCGGGGCGGCGATAAAGGACTGGATGGGCAGGCTCAGCTTCAACGAGGCCAGGCAGGAAATAGAAAGGGCGTACATCGAGCGGGCGCTGACAGAGACGGGGGGCAACAGGACCCGCGCGGCGAAGGTGCTCGGCATAAGCAGACGCTCTCTCCTCTACAAGCTGAAGGAGCAGGAAGAATCCTGA
- a CDS encoding DoxX family protein, producing the protein MGFLNDLGLLLLRVISGAMMIAWHGLQKLSDPSKFIGHLENSGYPLPEVMGYAAISAETLFPLLIILGLFTRVSSVIAAGNMLVAAAVHHLIMSGDSLADTEKALLYFLAFGFLALAGPGRWTLGRLTGMKVRS; encoded by the coding sequence ATGGGATTTCTGAACGACCTGGGACTCTTGCTGCTCCGCGTAATTTCGGGCGCTATGATGATAGCGTGGCACGGCCTGCAGAAGCTCTCGGACCCGTCTAAGTTTATAGGGCACCTCGAAAACAGCGGCTATCCGCTCCCGGAGGTCATGGGATACGCTGCCATCTCCGCCGAGACCCTCTTTCCGCTCCTTATTATTCTCGGCCTCTTCACGCGCGTCTCGTCCGTGATAGCGGCGGGAAACATGCTCGTCGCCGCCGCCGTCCATCATTTGATCATGAGCGGCGACTCGCTCGCCGATACCGAAAAGGCGCTCCTTTATTTCCTTGCCTTCGGGTTCCTCGCGCTCGCCGGCCCGGGCAGGTGGACCCTCGGCAGGCTGACGGGGATGAAGGTACGCTCGTAG
- a CDS encoding prepilin peptidase, with the protein MSENSALLYVFAFIFGSVVGSFLNVCIYRLPREESIVFPPSRCPSCGKAIRFYHNIPIFGYLALRGKCADCGSRISPVYPLVEALAGVMAAAVLWKFGLSMDAGFYLALIYALIVITFVDLEHMIIPNVITIPGILVGLIFGALSTDWGASRALMERVGYDLGGFLILLNEVPFLDSVFGLLIGGGVLYIIAFLYVALRKREGMGMGDVKLLAMLGAFLGWEGVVFIMLVSSVLGTAAGLLVIFRKKGDLKYALPFGPFLSIAAVIYIFTGGFRALT; encoded by the coding sequence GTGTCTGAAAACTCCGCCCTGCTGTACGTCTTCGCTTTCATATTCGGCTCCGTCGTCGGCAGCTTCCTGAACGTCTGCATCTACAGGCTCCCGCGGGAAGAATCCATCGTCTTCCCCCCTTCCCGCTGCCCCTCCTGCGGAAAGGCCATAAGGTTCTACCACAACATCCCCATATTCGGATACCTGGCCCTCCGCGGTAAATGCGCAGACTGCGGCTCCCGTATCTCGCCCGTCTATCCGCTCGTCGAGGCTCTGGCCGGTGTCATGGCCGCCGCGGTGCTCTGGAAATTCGGGCTCTCGATGGACGCCGGCTTCTACCTCGCGCTCATTTACGCGCTCATAGTTATAACGTTCGTAGACCTCGAGCACATGATCATCCCGAACGTGATTACTATCCCCGGCATACTCGTCGGGCTTATCTTCGGCGCTCTCTCGACCGACTGGGGCGCGAGCCGGGCGCTCATGGAGAGGGTCGGCTACGACCTCGGCGGCTTCCTTATCCTCCTTAACGAAGTGCCGTTCCTCGATTCCGTCTTCGGGCTTTTGATCGGCGGCGGCGTCCTGTACATAATAGCCTTCCTCTACGTCGCACTGAGAAAGAGGGAAGGCATGGGCATGGGCGACGTCAAGCTACTCGCGATGCTGGGTGCGTTCCTCGGATGGGAAGGCGTCGTCTTCATAATGCTCGTAAGCTCCGTCCTCGGGACGGCAGCGGGGCTTCTCGTCATATTCCGTAAGAAAGGCGACCTCAAATACGCCCTCCCCTTCGGGCCATTTCTCTCCATAGCCGCCGTGATATACATATTCACCGGCGGCTTCCGCGCTTTGACATAA
- the recF gene encoding DNA replication/repair protein RecF — translation MKLRSLTLRNFRSYAAENFAFHDRVNLIYGENAQGKTNLLEAVHFLLAFRPFRQVRHEELITIGASEARIKGEIESPAGLDEVHIVLGGEKRTIKLNGKLVYNASKALGRYNVVAFLPSDIELVKGSPQARRRYLDALIFSLEPAHLAELRKYHRFLVQRNAVLSKGRNVTPESLEIWDEKLVETGSRVISRRLEYVKKMTPLLARIYADSSGSRSEAGLRYAASFAAGGDVEAAYAESLRASFARDRARGHTTVGPHRDNLSFFIDGRDASVYASQGESKNFALALRASEIDLIKATLGKTPVLLLDDVTSELDERRRKFLFGMLGGFPGQIFITTTNPEEILLKGEMKAFRIRKGRAEPALVKR, via the coding sequence GTGAAGCTGCGCTCCCTAACCCTAAGAAACTTCAGGTCTTACGCGGCGGAGAATTTCGCTTTCCACGACAGGGTCAACCTCATATACGGCGAGAATGCCCAGGGGAAAACGAACCTTCTGGAAGCCGTCCATTTCCTCCTGGCTTTCCGGCCGTTCAGGCAGGTCAGGCACGAGGAGCTTATCACCATCGGGGCCTCCGAAGCGAGGATAAAGGGCGAGATAGAATCGCCGGCCGGGCTCGACGAGGTGCACATCGTCCTCGGCGGCGAGAAGAGGACTATAAAGCTGAACGGAAAGCTCGTATACAATGCCTCGAAGGCCCTCGGGAGGTATAACGTCGTCGCGTTCCTGCCGTCGGACATCGAGCTCGTGAAGGGGAGCCCGCAGGCGAGGAGGCGGTACCTGGACGCGCTCATATTCTCGCTCGAGCCCGCGCACCTTGCAGAGCTCAGGAAGTACCACAGGTTTTTAGTGCAGCGTAACGCCGTACTCTCCAAGGGGCGGAACGTCACGCCGGAGAGCCTCGAGATATGGGACGAGAAGCTCGTCGAGACGGGTAGCCGGGTCATATCCCGGAGGCTTGAGTACGTGAAGAAGATGACGCCGCTCCTCGCCAGGATATACGCGGACAGCTCGGGGAGCCGTTCGGAGGCGGGGCTAAGGTACGCGGCGTCATTCGCGGCCGGGGGCGACGTCGAGGCGGCGTACGCCGAGAGCCTTCGGGCGTCCTTCGCCAGGGACCGTGCGCGCGGGCACACGACCGTCGGGCCGCACAGGGATAATCTCTCCTTTTTCATAGACGGGAGGGACGCGTCGGTCTATGCGTCCCAGGGGGAGTCGAAGAATTTCGCCCTCGCTTTAAGGGCATCCGAGATAGACCTCATAAAGGCGACGCTCGGGAAGACGCCCGTGCTTCTCCTGGACGACGTGACGAGCGAGCTCGACGAGCGGAGGAGGAAGTTCCTCTTCGGCATGCTCGGGGGATTCCCCGGACAGATTTTCATAACGACGACCAACCCGGAAGAGATACTTCTTAAAGGGGAGATGAAGGCCTTCCGCATCCGAAAGGGCCGCGCCGAGCCCGCGCTCGTGAAAAGATAA
- the hemG gene encoding protoporphyrinogen oxidase, translated as MSKRIVVIGGGITGLAAANRIKEIAAEKHPGLEVLLIEASERTGGPIRTIERDDFLVEEGPDAFITTKPWGLNLCRRLGLDGELIETDDSKRRTYILRGSDLVEIPEGFVMLAPSRLAPFLTSPLFSWRGKLRMLMDLVIPRRRGGDESVAGFVRRRLGREALDRVAQPMIGGIYTGDAERLSLRATMPQYMELEEEHGSVIAGMLRNYRQKSRARKKDSGARYSMFVSFKKGMSTLTDRLSSGLGESLRLGEKVSAVSKSEGGYTVSTDKGVYEAEGVVITTPAFVAAKLVEKLDPETAALLAGIDYASSAVAVLAYKLSDIKRPIDAFGFVVPVLEKKRLIACSFSSEKFPGRAPGGYTVLRAFTGGMLDPGVLDLGDDAIMETLKSELRPVLGITGEPVFGFLKRYPRSLPQYYVGHPDLVRKILSGVKKLKGLEIAGSALGGVGIPDCINSGESAAEKVVETVYAPGR; from the coding sequence ATGAGCAAACGAATCGTCGTCATCGGCGGCGGCATCACGGGACTCGCCGCGGCCAACCGCATAAAGGAAATAGCTGCCGAGAAGCATCCCGGACTCGAAGTCCTCCTGATAGAAGCATCGGAAAGGACCGGCGGCCCGATACGCACGATAGAGAGGGACGACTTTCTGGTCGAGGAAGGCCCCGACGCCTTCATCACGACAAAGCCCTGGGGGCTCAACCTCTGCCGCAGGCTCGGGCTCGACGGCGAGCTCATCGAAACCGACGATAGCAAGCGCAGGACATATATCCTCCGAGGGAGCGATCTCGTCGAGATCCCCGAGGGGTTCGTCATGCTCGCCCCCTCGCGCCTCGCGCCTTTCCTGACCTCGCCCCTCTTCTCGTGGCGGGGAAAGCTCCGTATGCTGATGGACCTCGTCATACCGCGCAGGCGCGGCGGCGACGAGAGCGTGGCCGGCTTCGTCAGGAGGCGGCTCGGCCGCGAAGCGCTCGACCGCGTCGCCCAGCCGATGATAGGCGGCATCTACACGGGCGACGCCGAGCGGCTCAGCCTCCGGGCCACGATGCCGCAGTACATGGAGCTCGAAGAAGAGCACGGGAGCGTCATCGCCGGCATGCTCAGGAACTACAGGCAAAAGAGCCGTGCGCGGAAGAAAGACAGCGGCGCACGCTACAGCATGTTCGTATCGTTTAAAAAGGGCATGAGCACGCTCACGGACAGGCTCTCGTCGGGCCTCGGAGAATCACTCAGGCTCGGGGAAAAGGTGAGCGCGGTATCTAAATCCGAAGGCGGATATACCGTCTCCACGGACAAAGGCGTCTATGAGGCCGAAGGCGTCGTGATTACGACCCCGGCGTTCGTGGCGGCGAAACTCGTCGAGAAGCTGGACCCGGAAACGGCTGCCCTCCTCGCGGGCATAGATTACGCCTCGTCCGCCGTCGCCGTACTGGCTTACAAGCTCTCGGACATAAAACGCCCCATAGACGCGTTCGGATTCGTCGTCCCGGTGCTGGAGAAAAAAAGGCTCATCGCGTGCTCCTTCAGCAGCGAAAAATTCCCCGGGCGCGCGCCCGGGGGCTATACGGTGCTGAGGGCGTTTACGGGCGGAATGCTCGACCCCGGCGTGCTCGACTTGGGCGACGATGCGATAATGGAGACACTGAAATCCGAGCTCCGCCCCGTGCTCGGCATAACGGGCGAGCCCGTGTTCGGCTTCCTCAAGAGATACCCGAGATCGCTTCCGCAGTACTACGTCGGTCATCCGGATCTCGTGCGGAAGATCTTGTCGGGCGTCAAAAAATTGAAGGGGCTGGAAATAGCCGGGAGCGCCCTGGGCGGCGTAGGCATTCCGGACTGCATAAACTCGGGTGAAAGCGCGGCCGAAAAGGTCGTCGAAACCGTTTACGCACCCGGCCGCTAG
- a CDS encoding PaaI family thioesterase gives MGEKAFQDYWEKNRCWGCGGENEHGLHLKSRWAGAEAVSEFIPSPYHKAGPDNYLNGGIICTVVDCHSICTAIADAYRQEGRALNSEPFIWYVTGSLKVDYYKPTPIDAPVSLRASVERREGRKSVVTCGVYSGGVLCAKGEVLAVRVPPEKWYG, from the coding sequence ATGGGTGAAAAAGCGTTTCAGGATTACTGGGAAAAGAACAGGTGCTGGGGCTGCGGCGGGGAGAACGAGCACGGTCTTCACTTAAAGAGCCGCTGGGCCGGGGCCGAGGCCGTCTCGGAATTTATCCCGTCACCGTACCATAAGGCGGGCCCCGATAATTATCTTAACGGCGGGATAATCTGCACCGTCGTCGATTGTCATTCCATATGCACGGCCATAGCCGACGCGTACAGGCAGGAGGGGAGGGCGCTCAACTCGGAGCCCTTCATATGGTACGTGACGGGCTCGCTCAAGGTCGATTACTACAAGCCCACGCCTATCGACGCCCCCGTAAGTCTCAGGGCCAGCGTCGAAAGAAGGGAGGGCAGGAAGAGCGTCGTCACGTGCGGCGTGTATTCGGGCGGCGTCCTCTGCGCAAAGGGCGAGGTGCTGGCCGTGAGGGTGCCGCCGGAGAAATGGTACGGGTAG
- a CDS encoding CDC48 family AAA ATPase: MGLAMISFRICELPRKDSGKGLARIKPVDMKELGVSAWDLVEIGGKRKTVVRVAPLDKSASGQSVIEIDDTTRENARVELDDHVFVKKVGTKSATKVVLSPRNTDMLYNGNENKYLLERLDGYPITVGDRIRVKLPTTGLEDFQVLGVIPSDSVVIRGSTRLDIRKKPKTKFDSSRVSFQDVGGLREQIAKVREIVELPLKYPQLFEKLGIDPPRGVLLVGPPGSGKTLLAKAVAHETNANFQVINGPEIMHKFYGESEARLRDIFEIASRNQPSIIFLDELDAIAPKRDKVSGDVEKRIVAQLLSLMDGLKHRGNVVVIGATNLPSALDPALRRPGRFDREVSLDVPDRNGRAQILDIHTRGMPLDDDIELERLADMTHGFVGADIENLCREAAMKSLRKSLSEFEDADDGYLLQNGEITPVKVCMGDFMDALKEVEPSAIREIFVEISKITWDDIGGLKDIKEKLVEAVIWPFIHKDLFEITDTKAPKGILLCGPPGTGKTLLAKALANQSGANFISVKGAELLSKYVGESERAVREVFKKAKQVAPCIVFFDEIDALAPPRKESDGTRVSERVVSQLLTEMDGVEDLREVLILGATNRVDMVDPAILRSGRFDLILNIPYPSEEELYEILKIHTRGKPISKDAGLKELALRAAGLSGADVELLCQRASIIAIREHLKNRKKKLRITEKHFAEALDEIKSKIIANVEFKSEPPERLSV; encoded by the coding sequence TTGGGATTAGCCATGATATCGTTCAGGATTTGCGAGCTGCCGAGAAAGGACTCCGGCAAGGGCCTCGCGCGTATAAAACCGGTCGACATGAAGGAATTGGGGGTAAGCGCGTGGGACCTCGTCGAGATAGGCGGGAAGAGAAAGACTGTGGTGCGCGTCGCGCCGCTGGACAAGAGCGCGTCCGGGCAGTCCGTCATCGAAATCGACGACACCACGCGTGAAAACGCCCGCGTCGAGCTCGACGATCACGTCTTCGTGAAGAAAGTAGGCACCAAGTCCGCGACGAAGGTCGTCCTTTCGCCGCGCAACACGGACATGCTCTATAACGGCAACGAGAACAAGTACCTTCTCGAAAGGCTCGACGGCTATCCGATAACGGTCGGCGACAGGATACGGGTGAAGCTCCCGACAACGGGGCTCGAGGACTTCCAGGTCCTGGGAGTCATCCCATCCGACTCGGTCGTCATAAGGGGCTCCACACGCCTCGACATACGAAAGAAACCCAAAACCAAGTTCGACAGCTCGCGCGTCAGCTTCCAGGACGTGGGCGGCCTCAGGGAGCAGATAGCCAAGGTGAGGGAGATAGTCGAGCTCCCGCTCAAGTACCCGCAGCTATTCGAAAAACTCGGCATAGACCCGCCGAGAGGCGTCCTGCTCGTCGGCCCTCCGGGGAGCGGGAAAACCCTCCTCGCCAAGGCCGTGGCCCATGAAACGAACGCTAACTTCCAGGTCATAAACGGCCCCGAAATAATGCACAAGTTCTACGGCGAAAGCGAGGCCCGGCTCCGCGACATATTCGAAATCGCCTCGCGGAACCAGCCGTCGATAATCTTCCTCGACGAGCTCGACGCCATCGCCCCCAAGAGGGACAAGGTCTCGGGCGACGTCGAAAAACGCATCGTGGCCCAGCTACTGTCCCTCATGGACGGGCTCAAGCACAGGGGCAACGTCGTCGTCATAGGCGCGACGAACCTCCCCTCCGCGCTCGACCCGGCGCTCCGGAGGCCGGGCCGCTTCGACAGGGAGGTCAGCCTCGACGTCCCCGACCGTAACGGCCGGGCGCAGATATTAGACATACACACGCGCGGGATGCCGCTCGACGACGACATTGAGCTCGAACGGCTGGCCGACATGACGCACGGCTTCGTCGGCGCCGACATCGAAAACCTCTGCCGCGAGGCGGCGATGAAATCGCTCCGGAAGTCGCTGTCCGAATTCGAGGACGCCGACGACGGCTACCTCCTCCAGAACGGCGAGATAACACCCGTCAAGGTCTGCATGGGCGATTTCATGGACGCGCTAAAGGAAGTCGAGCCCTCCGCGATAAGAGAGATTTTCGTCGAGATATCCAAGATTACGTGGGATGACATAGGCGGCCTCAAGGACATAAAGGAAAAGCTCGTCGAGGCCGTGATATGGCCCTTCATTCACAAGGACCTCTTCGAGATAACGGACACCAAGGCCCCCAAGGGCATACTCCTCTGCGGGCCTCCCGGCACGGGTAAGACGCTTCTCGCCAAGGCCCTCGCCAACCAGAGCGGGGCCAACTTCATATCCGTAAAGGGGGCGGAGCTCCTCTCTAAATACGTCGGTGAGTCCGAGCGCGCCGTGAGGGAAGTGTTCAAGAAGGCAAAGCAGGTCGCGCCCTGCATAGTCTTCTTCGACGAGATAGACGCCCTCGCTCCGCCGCGTAAGGAATCCGACGGGACCCGCGTCTCAGAGCGCGTCGTAAGCCAGCTCCTCACCGAAATGGACGGCGTCGAGGACCTCCGTGAGGTCCTCATACTCGGCGCGACGAACCGCGTCGACATGGTCGACCCGGCGATACTCAGGTCCGGGAGGTTCGACCTCATCCTGAATATCCCCTACCCGAGCGAGGAAGAGCTCTACGAAATACTCAAAATCCACACGCGCGGAAAACCGATTTCCAAGGACGCGGGCCTCAAAGAGCTCGCCTTAAGGGCGGCCGGGCTCTCCGGCGCGGATGTAGAGCTCCTCTGCCAGCGCGCCTCCATCATCGCAATAAGAGAGCACCTCAAGAACCGGAAGAAAAAGCTCAGGATAACCGAGAAACATTTCGCCGAGGCCCTCGACGAGATAAAGAGCAAGATCATCGCCAACGTCGAATTCAAGAGCGAGCCGCCGGAAAGGTTAAGTGTCTGA
- a CDS encoding ATP-binding protein: MRQTGLRAEILVNIILITAVAMFLIGVIAFKLTERSAVEGNVNGVKAVIAALEGSYLTKGDLGGGAEFLKHALNPGSWGIIELGGKRVYFDTRETSEAKPKTDPLLLQAITTGNTVIGFEGVNFPPFTAFDGLKVAVPVRPAGGPSGAVFVYQPLGPLQENLLLNRRLIALWIILFLVIITLFGFYILSRRIVRPVHELIKTTEKIGAGKFYESADIGGVKEINRLYDALRKMYVEIESGRKKLGGKIAELEEANAELRLVQRELVAAEKLASLGRLSAGVAHEIGNPLSAIKGYAEVMMRAPGMDDEKRAAFLRDLLDEVGRIDRIIRTLLDYSRPKSVSLRPLDVNEAASKTADLVNSRGVLKNVGLRLDLAPGIPPIEADPNQLSQVIINLILNARDALGGEGEIAISTSDGGGKVTIKVSDTGPGIGPEIRDKIFDPFFTTKDPGQGTGLGLSVSARIVETFGGRIEVYSEPGKGASFSLVFPAAGDYENAESSGN, from the coding sequence GTGCGACAAACTGGCCTCAGGGCCGAGATACTCGTAAATATTATCCTCATAACGGCGGTCGCCATGTTCCTCATCGGGGTCATAGCGTTCAAGCTCACCGAGCGCTCCGCCGTCGAGGGCAACGTCAACGGCGTCAAGGCCGTAATCGCAGCGCTCGAAGGCTCTTATCTCACAAAAGGCGACCTCGGCGGCGGGGCGGAATTCCTGAAGCACGCCCTTAATCCCGGGTCATGGGGGATAATAGAGCTCGGCGGAAAACGCGTGTACTTCGATACGCGGGAGACAAGCGAAGCGAAGCCGAAGACCGACCCGCTCCTCCTTCAGGCCATAACTACCGGCAACACCGTAATCGGCTTCGAAGGCGTCAACTTCCCCCCGTTCACAGCCTTCGACGGCCTTAAGGTCGCGGTCCCCGTAAGGCCGGCCGGCGGCCCCTCGGGCGCAGTGTTCGTATACCAGCCGCTGGGGCCGCTCCAGGAGAACCTCCTCCTGAACCGCAGGCTCATAGCGCTCTGGATAATCCTCTTCCTCGTGATAATCACGCTCTTCGGGTTCTACATTCTCTCGCGAAGGATAGTCCGCCCCGTCCACGAGCTCATAAAAACGACCGAAAAGATCGGCGCGGGGAAGTTCTACGAATCGGCCGACATAGGCGGCGTGAAGGAGATAAACCGGCTCTACGACGCCCTCAGGAAAATGTACGTTGAGATTGAGAGCGGCAGGAAAAAGCTCGGCGGCAAGATAGCCGAGCTCGAAGAGGCCAACGCCGAGCTCAGGCTCGTCCAGAGGGAGCTCGTCGCGGCGGAGAAGCTCGCCTCCCTCGGAAGGCTTTCGGCGGGCGTAGCCCACGAGATAGGTAACCCCCTCTCGGCCATAAAGGGCTACGCCGAGGTGATGATGCGCGCCCCCGGGATGGACGACGAGAAGCGGGCCGCATTTCTCCGGGACCTCCTCGACGAGGTGGGACGCATAGACCGCATCATAAGAACCCTGCTCGACTACTCGCGGCCGAAGAGCGTTTCGCTAAGGCCGCTCGACGTAAACGAGGCGGCCTCTAAAACGGCCGACCTCGTAAACAGCCGGGGCGTTCTCAAGAACGTCGGGCTAAGGCTCGACCTCGCCCCGGGAATCCCGCCAATCGAGGCCGACCCCAATCAGCTCTCCCAGGTCATAATTAACCTTATACTTAACGCGAGGGACGCCCTCGGCGGCGAAGGGGAAATAGCCATATCGACCTCCGACGGCGGCGGTAAGGTAACGATAAAGGTGAGCGACACCGGGCCGGGCATCGGCCCTGAAATCCGGGACAAAATATTCGACCCCTTCTTTACGACGAAGGACCCCGGGCAGGGGACGGGGCTCGGGCTGTCCGTCTCGGCCCGCATAGTCGAGACGTTCGGCGGGCGTATAGAGGTCTATAGCGAGCCGGGAAAGGGGGCTTCGTTCAGCCTCGTATTCCCTGCGGCAGGTGATTATGAAAACGCAGAGAGTTCTGGTAATTGA